From a single Granulicella aggregans genomic region:
- a CDS encoding PP2C family protein-serine/threonine phosphatase: MRNVLLILLVLTVVVGPARAQSEIQSEPGTQILVREDDGWRVHLGDNPAYAAPNFDDSTWEQTSFANDLPDSVSHGNSRWFRKRIALPAQAGPIDLLLIGTQASFEVYVDGERIGDPIRSSLRWRKDQELIFPLRSAAGSGNNTVEVAIRSHLYPAEFSDGLSFTRATTGTSAAIEVAARAHQGTRVGKLVFPIAVLVVMSLAALLLLGFFYEQPARREYLWLGFTLLFYALTIAIPAMDIYGGAPYSWNAFLGDPCLYFFFASQLGFIHSFIGRSPGRFVRIYQVVLILLPLPFNTLLWRGRFANGTLEWVENSLTLPAIVLVLVILVRAYRAGNREARLLLLPSVFANAAGFLFGIELIVQTHDPSFAFPSLNLGLVRFNFEPTFAATYLLSIGLLIFLRYDQVSRDQAQTQAELESARTIQQILIPEELPNIPGFRIESVYHPAQQVGGDFFQILPIEGGGILAVLGDVSGKGLPAAMNVALLVGTFRTLAETTTDPAEILTGLNRRLLGRSKGFTTAIAVRIAPNGEAALAIAGHLNPYLSGRELVLEAALPLGLTAEAEYANTTLTLAPDDTLTLLTDGVLEARDATTHELFGFDRTLAISALPAAEIAATAQRFGQDDDIAVLTLTRVAVPLKS; the protein is encoded by the coding sequence TTGCGAAACGTTCTCCTGATCCTCCTTGTCCTGACAGTGGTCGTCGGCCCCGCAAGAGCCCAATCCGAGATCCAGTCTGAGCCAGGCACCCAAATCCTCGTCCGCGAAGACGACGGTTGGCGAGTACACCTTGGCGACAACCCCGCCTACGCCGCTCCGAACTTCGACGACTCGACCTGGGAGCAGACTAGCTTCGCCAACGACCTGCCCGATTCCGTCTCCCACGGAAACTCCCGCTGGTTTCGCAAGCGTATCGCTCTCCCTGCGCAGGCCGGTCCCATCGACCTCCTCCTCATCGGCACGCAAGCATCCTTCGAGGTCTACGTCGACGGCGAACGAATCGGCGATCCCATCCGCTCTTCACTTCGCTGGCGGAAGGACCAGGAACTGATCTTCCCGCTTCGCTCCGCAGCCGGCTCCGGCAACAACACTGTGGAGGTGGCCATTCGCTCTCATCTCTACCCGGCCGAGTTCAGTGATGGCCTTAGCTTCACACGGGCGACCACCGGGACTTCCGCCGCCATTGAGGTTGCAGCCCGCGCTCACCAGGGAACCCGCGTCGGCAAGCTCGTCTTTCCCATCGCCGTCCTCGTCGTCATGAGCCTCGCAGCGCTGCTTCTGCTCGGGTTCTTCTACGAGCAACCCGCGCGCAGGGAGTATCTCTGGCTAGGATTTACGCTCCTCTTCTACGCTCTGACCATTGCTATCCCCGCCATGGACATCTATGGTGGCGCACCGTATTCCTGGAACGCCTTCCTCGGAGATCCCTGCCTTTACTTCTTTTTCGCCAGTCAGCTTGGGTTCATCCACAGCTTTATCGGACGTAGCCCTGGCAGGTTTGTTCGCATCTATCAGGTTGTTCTCATCCTGCTCCCCCTTCCCTTCAACACGCTCCTGTGGCGAGGCAGGTTTGCCAACGGTACGCTCGAATGGGTCGAGAACTCGCTCACGCTGCCTGCCATCGTCCTCGTTCTGGTCATTCTGGTTCGCGCCTATCGCGCGGGCAACCGGGAAGCGCGATTGCTTCTCCTTCCTTCCGTCTTCGCAAACGCGGCCGGGTTCCTATTCGGGATTGAGCTGATCGTACAAACGCACGACCCCAGCTTTGCATTTCCATCGTTAAACCTCGGCCTGGTACGCTTTAACTTCGAACCGACCTTCGCAGCTACGTACCTGCTCTCGATTGGGTTGCTTATCTTTCTGCGGTATGACCAGGTCTCGCGCGACCAGGCGCAAACCCAGGCTGAACTTGAATCTGCCCGCACCATTCAGCAGATCCTCATCCCCGAAGAGCTGCCGAATATCCCTGGCTTCCGCATTGAATCCGTCTATCACCCCGCCCAGCAGGTCGGCGGCGATTTCTTCCAGATTCTGCCCATCGAAGGCGGAGGCATTCTCGCAGTGCTCGGCGACGTCTCCGGCAAGGGCCTTCCCGCCGCCATGAACGTCGCGCTGCTCGTCGGAACCTTCCGCACCCTCGCCGAAACCACCACCGACCCGGCGGAGATTCTTACCGGCCTCAATCGCCGCCTGCTCGGGCGCTCGAAGGGCTTCACTACGGCGATCGCGGTCCGCATCGCGCCCAACGGAGAGGCCGCCCTGGCCATCGCCGGACATCTGAATCCCTATCTCAGCGGCCGAGAACTTGTGCTGGAGGCAGCGTTGCCGCTTGGCCTGACTGCCGAAGCCGAGTACGCAAATACCACGCTAACGCTTGCACCCGACGACACCCTCACCCTCCTCACGGACGGCGTGCTCGAAGCCCGCGACGCGACGACTCACGAACTCTTCGGCTTCGACCGAACCCTTGCCATCAGCGCACTCCCCGCCGCAGAGATTGCGGCCACCGCCCAGCGCTTCGGCCAGGACGACGACATCGCCGTCCTCACCCTCACCCGAGTGGCTGTGCCTCTGAAATCCTGA
- a CDS encoding helix-turn-helix domain-containing protein, whose translation MAHKWKDVRKPLTPEAEERIQRGVTEAAAVMTLHQLREARNLTQVNLAKVLQINQGAVSKMEKRADMYVSTLRNFIQAMGGQLQVKAIFPEGEVQIDQFENVAESHETPLVPARSV comes from the coding sequence ATGGCGCACAAATGGAAGGATGTTCGCAAGCCGCTAACCCCCGAGGCCGAGGAGCGGATTCAGCGGGGCGTCACCGAAGCGGCTGCGGTGATGACGCTGCACCAGCTCCGCGAGGCCCGGAACCTGACCCAGGTCAATCTTGCCAAGGTCCTCCAGATCAACCAGGGCGCGGTCTCGAAGATGGAAAAGCGGGCGGATATGTATGTCTCGACGCTCCGGAATTTTATCCAGGCGATGGGCGGGCAGTTGCAGGTGAAGGCCATCTTCCCCGAGGGCGAAGTTCAGATTGACCAGTTTGAGAACGTGGCGGAATCTCACGAGACTCCCCTCGTACCGGCACGGTCTGTTTAG
- a CDS encoding type II toxin-antitoxin system RelE/ParE family toxin, producing the protein MDWEVEVSDEFLTWYQSLDESEWESVNGAVAKLEHYGPMLGRPYVDTLIGSKYPNMKELRVQHQGRPYRILFAFDPRRNAYLILGGDKTGDANWYVDAIRRAEAIYAQHLIEIGE; encoded by the coding sequence ATGGATTGGGAGGTTGAGGTAAGCGACGAGTTTCTCACCTGGTATCAATCTCTGGATGAATCGGAGTGGGAGAGCGTGAACGGTGCGGTGGCAAAGCTGGAGCACTACGGCCCGATGCTCGGACGGCCCTATGTGGACACGCTGATTGGGTCAAAATACCCGAACATGAAAGAGCTTCGTGTGCAGCATCAGGGCAGACCCTACCGTATTCTATTTGCCTTCGACCCTCGCCGGAACGCCTACTTGATCCTGGGCGGCGACAAGACTGGTGATGCGAATTGGTACGTTGACGCGATTCGCCGCGCAGAAGCGATTTATGCCCAGCACCTGATCGAGATTGGAGAGTGA
- the ggt gene encoding gamma-glutamyltransferase, with product MPAIYRRRVFRALAACSLIALPALQSAALLAQTDPPPVRAQHAMVVSIQHDAADAGVAMVKAGGNAVDAAVAVGFALAVTFPQAGNLGGGGFMLIRDKSGQAHFLDYRERAPAAATADMYLDAQKNVVPGLSTQGIKASGVPGSVAGLVYAEKTYGKLTLKQVMAPAIRLASEGYVLTAEEANNFVVNKAAGRLPEAKRIFQRDGNLYKEGDRFVQPELAKTLTRIAADPDDFYKGEIAGKIADYFQQNGGLITRQDLASYKVEDRKPLTGSYRGYDIVTAPPPSSGGIVLLETLNILSGYDLSKMGDRSPQQVHLLIEAFRRTYMDRNDYLGDPAYVTMPLKQMADPAYAAAWRKTIDPLKPTPSKELVRPAGFLPPVPTVATGHESTETTHFSVVDKDGNAVSSTYTLNGLFGSGVVVPGLGFVMNNEMDDFASKPGTANMMGLVQGVANGIAPGKRPLSSMTPTMLLKNGKIALVLGSPGGSTIITTVISDIVSVVDNGLNLQQAADAPRFHNQFLPDRIDVEKNFPLPLVEELKKMGYTVNRAGQFDEKNPGVWGDSEMIAVDPKTGELRGADDQRHHFGKAAGY from the coding sequence ATGCCCGCGATCTACCGTCGCCGCGTCTTTCGTGCATTGGCTGCTTGCTCTCTAATCGCGCTGCCAGCCTTGCAATCCGCCGCGTTGCTAGCCCAGACCGATCCCCCTCCCGTTCGCGCCCAACACGCTATGGTGGTCAGTATTCAGCACGATGCTGCCGACGCCGGGGTGGCGATGGTGAAGGCTGGTGGCAATGCGGTGGACGCTGCTGTGGCTGTCGGTTTTGCGCTGGCGGTGACGTTTCCGCAGGCGGGGAATCTGGGCGGCGGAGGGTTCATGCTGATCCGCGATAAGTCGGGGCAGGCGCACTTTCTCGACTATCGTGAGCGGGCTCCGGCTGCGGCGACGGCGGACATGTATCTCGACGCGCAGAAGAACGTTGTGCCGGGGCTGTCGACGCAGGGGATCAAGGCGAGCGGGGTTCCGGGGTCGGTCGCGGGGCTGGTCTATGCGGAGAAGACCTACGGCAAGCTGACGCTGAAGCAGGTGATGGCCCCGGCGATCAGGCTGGCGAGTGAAGGTTACGTCCTGACTGCGGAAGAGGCCAACAACTTCGTGGTGAACAAGGCGGCGGGGCGGCTGCCTGAGGCGAAGCGGATCTTTCAGCGCGACGGCAATTTGTACAAGGAGGGCGACCGCTTCGTTCAGCCGGAGTTGGCGAAGACGTTGACGCGGATCGCGGCTGATCCCGATGATTTTTACAAGGGCGAGATCGCCGGGAAGATCGCCGATTACTTTCAGCAGAATGGCGGCTTGATTACGCGGCAGGACCTTGCCAGCTACAAGGTGGAGGACCGCAAGCCGCTGACGGGGAGCTATCGCGGGTACGACATCGTGACCGCGCCGCCGCCGTCTTCGGGCGGGATCGTGCTGCTGGAGACGCTGAATATTCTGTCGGGTTATGACCTTTCGAAGATGGGCGACCGGTCGCCGCAGCAGGTGCATCTGCTCATCGAGGCGTTTCGGCGGACGTACATGGACCGAAACGATTATCTGGGCGATCCGGCGTATGTGACGATGCCGCTGAAGCAGATGGCCGATCCGGCCTATGCGGCGGCGTGGCGGAAGACGATCGATCCGCTGAAGCCGACGCCTTCGAAGGAGTTGGTGCGGCCTGCGGGGTTTCTGCCGCCGGTGCCTACGGTTGCTACAGGGCATGAGTCGACGGAGACGACGCATTTTTCTGTTGTTGACAAGGATGGGAATGCGGTCTCGAGTACCTACACGCTGAATGGGTTGTTTGGTTCGGGTGTGGTGGTGCCGGGGCTTGGGTTTGTAATGAATAACGAGATGGACGACTTCGCTTCGAAACCCGGCACGGCGAACATGATGGGCCTGGTGCAGGGCGTGGCGAATGGGATTGCTCCGGGCAAGCGGCCGCTGAGCAGCATGACGCCGACGATGCTGCTGAAGAATGGAAAGATCGCGCTGGTGCTGGGCTCGCCGGGTGGGTCGACGATCATCACGACGGTCATCAGCGACATTGTGAGCGTGGTGGATAACGGGCTGAATCTTCAGCAGGCGGCGGATGCTCCGCGTTTCCACAATCAGTTTCTGCCGGACCGGATCGACGTGGAGAAGAACTTTCCGCTGCCGCTGGTCGAGGAGCTGAAGAAGATGGGGTACACGGTGAACCGCGCCGGCCAGTTCGACGAGAAGAACCCCGGGGTGTGGGGAGATAGCGAGATGATCGCGGTCGATCCTAAGACGGGGGAGTTGCGGGGGGCGGATGATCAGCGGCATCACTTTGGGAAGGCGGCGGGATATTGA
- the purL gene encoding phosphoribosylformylglycinamidine synthase subunit PurL, translating to MAITDVQQPTALPSPATITPALLKTHSITPDEYARIEKALGRTPSLTELGIFSVMWSEHCSYKSSRVHLKRLPTKGTRTSGPGSVVQGPGENAGIIDVGDGWACAFKIESHNHPSYIEPYQGAATGVGGILRDIFTMNARPLAVMDSLRFGPLEGKTEGIDYARNRQTMSGVVHGVGGYGNCFGVPNLGGETRFEECYSGNPLLNAFALGLVKIDEIFYAKATGVGNPVIYVGAKTGRDGIHGATMASEEFTEGSEQKRPNVQMGDPFLEKLLLEACLEAMATGAVLGIQDMGAAGLTCSTCEMGARGELGLTIELDLVPQREEGMSSYEIMLSESQERMLLVADKGREGEVLRVFEKWGLDASIVGIVTADDTMRVTHHGELVAEIPNKALTDDAPVYHRPVGTWKAPVPLDPPAWVLEELKKPRDYTADLKKLLASANICSKHWIFEQYDSMVQTNTVQGPGGEAGVMRIKGTGGAHKHSFLEKVADLIAESTPEGEAAMEADPAGASEMWAAKPERGLAMALAGNGRWTYLDPKLGAMHAVAEAARKVACTGATPVAATNCLNFGNPEKPEIMAQLSAAIDGIAEACTALGTPITGGNVSLYNETKGEGIYPTPVLGVVGILDDVTKAVPSAFQGIGDVILQIFPLEPNTARHYRAEEPEQVWLRELGSSEYAKTIFRELWGSVPPIDLHASAKVNSALIALANEQLIKSAADEGSGGIAVTIAKCGLPNGIGAYIGVIDEQPDPLAHVSLFRESIGNVIVTCSPANAKEIEQIVLERGAGCQQIGTTIADHIQSGDICGLEAYINLSLDEVRAAFSASLESQLAAEVLA from the coding sequence ATGGCCATTACGGACGTTCAGCAACCCACCGCACTCCCCTCGCCCGCCACGATCACCCCGGCGCTGCTAAAGACTCATAGCATCACCCCGGACGAGTACGCCCGCATCGAAAAAGCGCTGGGCCGCACGCCCTCGCTCACCGAGCTCGGCATCTTCTCCGTCATGTGGTCGGAGCACTGCTCCTACAAGTCCTCCCGCGTCCACCTGAAGCGCCTGCCCACCAAGGGAACCCGCACCAGCGGCCCCGGCTCTGTCGTCCAGGGGCCCGGCGAGAACGCCGGCATCATCGACGTCGGCGACGGCTGGGCCTGCGCCTTCAAGATCGAGAGCCACAACCACCCCAGCTACATCGAGCCCTACCAGGGCGCGGCCACCGGCGTGGGCGGCATCCTCCGCGACATCTTCACCATGAACGCCCGCCCGCTGGCCGTCATGGACTCGCTGCGCTTCGGCCCGCTCGAAGGAAAGACCGAAGGTATCGACTACGCCCGCAACCGCCAGACCATGTCCGGTGTCGTCCACGGCGTCGGTGGATACGGCAACTGCTTCGGCGTCCCCAACCTCGGCGGCGAGACCCGTTTCGAAGAGTGCTACTCCGGCAATCCGCTGTTGAATGCTTTTGCTCTTGGATTAGTCAAGATCGACGAGATCTTCTACGCCAAGGCCACCGGCGTCGGCAATCCGGTCATCTACGTCGGAGCTAAGACCGGCAGAGACGGCATCCACGGCGCCACCATGGCCTCCGAAGAGTTCACCGAAGGCTCCGAACAGAAGCGCCCCAACGTCCAGATGGGCGACCCCTTCCTCGAAAAGCTTCTCCTCGAAGCCTGCCTCGAAGCCATGGCCACAGGCGCGGTTCTAGGAATTCAGGACATGGGCGCAGCCGGCCTCACCTGCTCCACCTGCGAGATGGGCGCGCGCGGCGAACTCGGCCTTACCATCGAGCTCGACTTGGTTCCTCAACGCGAGGAGGGCATGTCCAGCTACGAGATCATGCTCTCGGAATCGCAGGAGCGCATGCTCCTCGTCGCCGACAAGGGCCGCGAGGGCGAAGTCCTCCGGGTCTTCGAAAAGTGGGGCCTCGACGCTTCCATCGTCGGCATCGTCACCGCCGACGACACCATGCGCGTCACCCACCACGGCGAACTCGTCGCCGAGATCCCCAACAAGGCCCTCACCGACGACGCCCCCGTCTACCATCGGCCGGTAGGCACCTGGAAAGCTCCAGTCCCGCTCGACCCGCCAGCATGGGTCCTCGAAGAACTGAAGAAGCCCCGCGACTACACCGCCGACCTCAAGAAGCTCCTCGCCAGCGCCAACATCTGCAGCAAGCACTGGATCTTCGAGCAGTACGACTCCATGGTCCAGACCAACACCGTGCAGGGCCCGGGCGGCGAAGCCGGCGTCATGCGCATCAAGGGCACCGGCGGCGCGCACAAGCACAGCTTCCTCGAAAAGGTCGCCGACCTCATCGCCGAGTCCACCCCCGAAGGCGAAGCCGCCATGGAAGCCGACCCCGCAGGCGCTTCTGAGATGTGGGCAGCCAAGCCCGAACGCGGCCTCGCCATGGCTCTCGCCGGCAACGGCCGCTGGACCTACCTCGACCCCAAACTCGGCGCGATGCACGCCGTCGCCGAAGCCGCACGCAAGGTCGCCTGTACCGGGGCGACGCCGGTCGCAGCGACAAACTGCCTGAACTTCGGCAACCCCGAAAAGCCCGAGATCATGGCGCAACTCTCCGCAGCCATCGACGGCATCGCGGAAGCCTGCACCGCCCTCGGCACTCCCATCACCGGCGGCAACGTCTCCCTCTACAACGAGACCAAAGGCGAAGGCATCTATCCCACCCCGGTCCTCGGCGTGGTTGGCATTCTGGATGATGTGACCAAGGCCGTACCGAGCGCGTTTCAAGGTATCGGCGATGTCATTCTTCAAATCTTTCCGTTAGAGCCGAACACCGCGCGACACTATCGCGCCGAAGAACCTGAACAGGTATGGCTACGGGAACTCGGTTCTAGCGAATACGCCAAGACAATCTTTCGGGAACTCTGGGGCAGTGTTCCACCGATTGATCTTCATGCGAGTGCGAAGGTTAATTCAGCTTTGATCGCACTCGCCAATGAGCAGCTCATCAAATCGGCGGCGGATGAAGGAAGTGGCGGAATCGCAGTCACAATCGCGAAGTGTGGCTTGCCAAATGGTATTGGCGCTTATATCGGCGTAATCGACGAGCAGCCCGACCCTCTAGCTCATGTTTCTTTGTTTAGAGAAAGCATTGGCAACGTAATAGTGACCTGCTCTCCCGCAAATGCAAAGGAAATTGAGCAGATCGTCTTGGAAAGGGGTGCCGGATGCCAGCAAATCGGAACCACGATTGCGGATCACATCCAAAGCGGTGATATTTGCGGTCTTGAGGCTTACATAAACCTATCTCTCGATGAGGTGCGAGCGGCATTTTCAGCGTCCCTTGAATCCCAGCTTGCGGCGGAGGTGCTCGCTTGA
- the purF gene encoding amidophosphoribosyltransferase produces MAVYNHPDAARLTYWGLYALQHRGQESAGIASADGQNVNDIKGMGLVSEIFKDDVLLQLPGHMAIGHSRYSTTGDSALLNAQPISVESTKGLIAIAHNGNLTNLGNSKERLERDGAIFQTTSDSEIIIQLIAHSKETTLVDCIADSLSQVDGAFSIVMMTRNRIFAARDPHGFRPLSMGRIAGVDGAPDTFVFASETCAFDLLHAKYERDVLPGELVMVSEDGVTSRYFNTDEKQASCVFEHVYFARPDSRIYGRWVQQSREEMGRTLARESGVPADLIVPVPDSGVTAAIGYASESGIPFNLGLIRNHYVGRTFIQPEQRVRDFGVRMKLNPVRSLLEGKRVILVDDSIIRGTTSRKIVRMVRAAGAKEVHMRISCPPTISPCFYGVDTPSTKDLIAANSTIDQICKFIEADSLAYLSHDGLLHSCTKGEPAGGLTKDSFCTACYTGIYPSQVVDVTEILPAPQAVAV; encoded by the coding sequence ATGGCCGTCTACAACCATCCCGACGCCGCCCGGCTCACCTATTGGGGCCTTTACGCCCTCCAGCATCGCGGCCAGGAGTCCGCCGGCATCGCCAGCGCCGACGGCCAGAACGTCAACGACATCAAGGGCATGGGCCTCGTCTCCGAGATCTTCAAGGACGACGTCCTCTTACAGCTTCCGGGCCACATGGCCATCGGCCACTCGCGCTACTCCACCACCGGCGACTCCGCGCTCCTCAACGCGCAACCCATCTCGGTCGAATCCACCAAGGGCCTCATCGCCATCGCCCACAACGGGAACTTAACGAACCTCGGCAACTCCAAAGAACGCCTCGAGCGCGACGGCGCCATCTTCCAGACCACCTCGGACTCCGAGATCATCATCCAGCTCATCGCGCACTCCAAAGAGACCACGCTGGTCGACTGCATCGCCGACTCGCTCTCGCAGGTCGATGGTGCCTTCTCCATCGTCATGATGACCCGCAACCGCATCTTCGCCGCGCGCGATCCCCACGGCTTCCGCCCGCTCTCGATGGGCCGCATCGCTGGCGTCGACGGCGCTCCCGACACCTTCGTCTTCGCCTCCGAGACCTGCGCCTTCGACCTGCTCCACGCCAAGTACGAGCGCGACGTGCTCCCCGGCGAACTCGTCATGGTCTCCGAAGATGGCGTCACCAGCCGCTACTTCAACACCGACGAGAAGCAGGCAAGCTGCGTCTTCGAACACGTCTACTTCGCCCGCCCCGACAGCCGCATCTATGGCCGCTGGGTGCAGCAGAGCCGCGAAGAGATGGGCCGGACGCTCGCCCGTGAGTCCGGCGTCCCGGCAGACCTCATCGTCCCCGTCCCCGACTCCGGCGTGACGGCCGCGATTGGCTATGCCAGCGAGTCCGGCATCCCCTTCAACCTCGGCCTCATCCGCAACCACTACGTAGGCCGCACCTTCATCCAGCCCGAACAGCGCGTCCGCGACTTCGGCGTCCGCATGAAGCTGAACCCGGTCCGCAGCCTGCTCGAAGGCAAGCGCGTCATCCTCGTAGACGACTCCATCATCCGCGGGACGACAAGCCGAAAGATCGTGCGAATGGTAAGGGCCGCAGGCGCAAAAGAAGTGCATATGCGCATCTCCTGCCCGCCCACCATCTCACCCTGCTTCTACGGCGTCGACACCCCGAGCACCAAGGACCTCATCGCGGCAAACAGCACGATCGATCAGATCTGCAAGTTCATCGAAGCCGACTCCCTCGCCTACCTCAGCCACGACGGCCTCTTGCACAGCTGCACCAAGGGCGAGCCAGCAGGCGGCCTCACCAAGGACAGCTTCTGCACCGCCTGCTACACCGGCATCTACCCCAGCCAGGTAGTCGACGTCACCGAGATTCTGCCTGCCCCACAAGCCGTCGCCGTCTAA
- a CDS encoding sugar phosphate isomerase/epimerase family protein → MPPKNPTRRDLLRLASLAAAAGCTLSLPRNAFAAPVSHLTYGVQLFMVRRQAQTNLAAVLKSIHDVGFSQIELYPIAYTHPPAELKQIVADSGLGLVSAHFDYAGFEEKIDYGKQLGLQFMVCPMMPEDQWTSTAGFAKAAADFNRWGKAVKDAGMTFAFHNHCYEFKPQENGVTGWHTLMSQTDPALVKMEFDLYWLTQAGQDPAGMLHRYADRAVLVHMKDRTAGAPTGFAMGAVAEHFTELGTGTINWPELLKQAKRQGIKYAFLDQDETKGPVFESMKQSFGYLKKLDV, encoded by the coding sequence ATGCCGCCCAAGAACCCGACCCGCCGTGATCTGCTCCGTCTTGCCAGCCTTGCCGCCGCTGCGGGATGTACGCTTAGCCTGCCGCGCAATGCGTTTGCGGCTCCCGTGAGCCATCTCACCTATGGCGTTCAACTCTTCATGGTTCGTCGCCAGGCGCAGACGAATCTCGCTGCGGTGCTCAAGTCGATCCATGATGTGGGCTTCTCGCAGATCGAACTTTACCCGATCGCGTATACGCATCCGCCAGCGGAGTTGAAGCAGATCGTCGCCGACTCTGGTCTCGGGCTGGTCTCCGCGCACTTCGACTATGCGGGCTTTGAGGAGAAGATTGATTACGGCAAGCAGCTTGGGCTGCAGTTCATGGTGTGTCCCATGATGCCCGAGGATCAGTGGACCTCCACTGCGGGCTTTGCCAAGGCTGCCGCGGACTTCAATCGCTGGGGTAAGGCCGTGAAAGATGCGGGAATGACGTTCGCCTTCCACAATCATTGTTACGAGTTCAAGCCGCAGGAGAATGGCGTTACGGGCTGGCATACGCTGATGTCGCAGACCGATCCCGCGTTGGTCAAGATGGAGTTCGATCTCTACTGGCTTACCCAGGCGGGGCAGGACCCTGCGGGGATGCTGCACCGCTACGCGGACCGCGCGGTCCTCGTCCACATGAAAGACCGGACCGCTGGAGCGCCTACGGGGTTTGCCATGGGTGCTGTGGCCGAGCATTTTACGGAGCTGGGTACCGGAACGATCAACTGGCCGGAGTTGTTGAAGCAGGCAAAGCGGCAGGGGATCAAGTACGCGTTTCTGGATCAGGACGAGACGAAGGGGCCGGTGTTCGAGAGCATGAAGCAGAGCTTTGGGTATTTGAAGAAGCTGGATGTTTGA
- a CDS encoding GGDEF domain-containing protein produces the protein MHILSWLDPRTLLASQLPLAAAFALVLLAVRRTYPNPRGSNAHAYGFLLWVPATMLLLGQGGSRPFVSVVIPSLIYLGAYVMMYRGTISFFESKGVLSLLYDAAAVTAAVVLYFTAVYDLAVPRLVAMSAFIALVRAMMAAEFYRRSNRSFLLQVLAGFLCFSALLPLCFAVGVTWPGMLMEDGATSAADQLASVHLALETLSTLGDVIFLCASGLFGVLMFLAEVAQAIKQQGQLDPVTGTLNRYGIEDALDSEIARSSRTHSPVSVMLIEVDHFKSIADTHGAARSVDALKTVVKTVSSILRFYDKCGRVAEDRFFLLLPENAAEHAMVIASRFKEALKSPSLPHDQPAITLSIGVTQCAFKEPASEVFARAELALMEARRQGRNGAYLKLPNHEDVVVPHPDRIANRSRVAKLIR, from the coding sequence ATGCATATCCTTTCCTGGTTGGACCCCCGAACTCTGCTTGCATCGCAGTTGCCGCTTGCGGCGGCGTTTGCCCTGGTGCTGCTCGCGGTTCGCCGGACGTATCCAAATCCTCGTGGCTCGAACGCTCATGCGTATGGCTTCCTGCTCTGGGTTCCGGCGACGATGTTGCTGCTGGGACAGGGAGGGTCTCGCCCGTTTGTGTCGGTGGTGATTCCGAGCCTGATCTATCTCGGCGCCTACGTGATGATGTACCGGGGCACGATCAGCTTCTTTGAGAGCAAGGGTGTGCTTTCGCTGCTCTATGATGCTGCCGCGGTGACGGCTGCCGTCGTGCTCTACTTCACCGCTGTCTACGATCTTGCTGTTCCGCGCCTGGTCGCGATGTCGGCCTTTATCGCCCTGGTCCGGGCGATGATGGCCGCCGAGTTTTACCGCCGCTCGAACCGGAGCTTTCTGCTCCAGGTGCTGGCCGGTTTTCTTTGCTTCTCGGCCTTGTTGCCACTGTGCTTTGCGGTGGGCGTGACGTGGCCGGGTATGTTGATGGAGGATGGCGCAACCAGCGCCGCGGATCAGCTTGCCTCGGTGCATCTTGCGCTGGAGACACTTTCCACGCTGGGCGATGTGATCTTTCTCTGTGCCTCGGGACTGTTCGGCGTGCTGATGTTCCTTGCGGAGGTCGCGCAGGCGATCAAGCAGCAGGGGCAGCTTGATCCGGTTACGGGGACGCTGAACCGTTACGGCATTGAAGATGCGCTGGACTCGGAGATCGCCCGCAGCAGCCGGACGCATAGCCCGGTGTCCGTGATGCTGATCGAGGTCGACCACTTCAAGTCGATCGCGGATACGCATGGCGCTGCGCGGAGTGTTGATGCTCTCAAGACGGTCGTCAAAACAGTTTCGTCGATCCTGCGCTTTTACGATAAGTGCGGCCGCGTTGCCGAGGACCGGTTCTTCCTTCTGCTCCCGGAGAACGCAGCCGAACACGCGATGGTGATCGCCTCACGCTTCAAAGAGGCGTTGAAGAGTCCAAGCCTGCCCCATGATCAGCCGGCCATCACGCTGAGCATCGGGGTCACGCAGTGCGCGTTCAAGGAGCCTGCCAGCGAGGTGTTCGCGCGCGCTGAGCTTGCCCTGATGGAGGCCCGCCGCCAGGGTCGTAACGGCGCTTATCTGAAACTTCCAAACCACGAAGACGTTGTGGTTCCACATCCTGACCGGATCGCAAATCGAAGCCGAGTCGCCAAGCTCATCCGCTAA
- a CDS encoding HU family DNA-binding protein: MAKGMTKTALVRHLAEKLELTNKQTAGFLELLAETAVKETKKNGEFTIPGIGKLVKADRKARLGRNPQTGEPLKIKAKTVVKFRIAKVAKDTIAPVKK, from the coding sequence ATGGCAAAGGGAATGACCAAGACAGCACTCGTCCGCCACCTCGCGGAGAAGCTCGAACTCACCAACAAGCAGACTGCAGGCTTCCTCGAGCTGCTGGCCGAGACCGCCGTCAAGGAGACCAAGAAGAACGGCGAGTTCACCATCCCCGGCATTGGCAAGCTCGTCAAGGCAGACCGCAAGGCCCGCCTCGGCCGCAACCCCCAGACCGGCGAGCCGCTCAAGATCAAGGCCAAGACCGTGGTGAAGTTCCGCATCGCGAAGGTCGCGAAGGACACCATCGCTCCTGTCAAGAAGTAG